The following are encoded together in the Streptomyces flavofungini genome:
- a CDS encoding dihydrolipoamide acetyltransferase family protein: MTTMTDTASAVREFKMPDVGEGLTEAEILKWYVAPGDTVTDGQVVCEVETAKAAVELPIPFDGTVRELRFAEGTTVDVGQVIITVGPAGGAAPAPEAAPAPAAPEEEPEAPKGRQPVLVGYGVSESSTKRRARKPVPAQGEEPSAGTYYAAAVQGEMNGHAPAPAPPAPAAPAPQAAAPTGARPLAKPPVRKLAKDLGVDLATITPTGPDGIITREDVHAAVAAPAPAPAAAPAAPAPAAAPVAAGDARETRIPVKGVRKATAQAMVGSAFTAPHVTEFVTVDVTRTMKLVEELKQDRAFEGLRVNPLLLISKALLLAIRRNPDVNAAWDEANQEIVQKHYVNLGIAAATPRGLIVPNIKDAHAKTLPELAASLGELVTTAREGKTSPGAMQGGTVTITNIGVFGIDTGTPILNPGESAILAVGAIKLQPWVHKGKVKPRQVTTLALSFDHRLVDGELGSKVLGDVAAILEQPKRLMTWA, encoded by the coding sequence GTGACGACAATGACTGACACCGCTTCGGCCGTGCGCGAGTTCAAGATGCCCGACGTGGGCGAGGGACTCACCGAGGCCGAGATCCTCAAGTGGTACGTCGCGCCGGGTGACACCGTCACCGACGGACAGGTCGTGTGCGAGGTGGAGACGGCCAAGGCCGCCGTCGAGCTGCCCATCCCGTTCGACGGGACGGTGCGGGAGCTGCGCTTCGCCGAGGGCACGACGGTGGACGTCGGCCAGGTGATCATCACGGTGGGCCCGGCCGGCGGTGCCGCGCCCGCCCCCGAGGCCGCCCCCGCGCCCGCCGCGCCGGAGGAGGAGCCCGAGGCGCCCAAGGGCCGCCAGCCGGTCCTCGTCGGGTACGGCGTCTCCGAGTCCTCCACCAAGCGCCGCGCCCGCAAGCCCGTGCCGGCCCAGGGCGAGGAACCGTCCGCCGGGACGTACTACGCGGCCGCGGTGCAGGGCGAGATGAACGGCCACGCGCCCGCCCCGGCCCCGCCCGCCCCGGCCGCCCCGGCCCCCCAGGCCGCCGCACCCACCGGCGCCCGCCCCCTCGCCAAGCCCCCGGTCCGCAAGCTCGCCAAGGACCTGGGCGTCGACCTGGCCACCATCACACCGACCGGCCCCGACGGGATCATCACCCGCGAGGACGTGCACGCGGCGGTGGCCGCCCCGGCGCCCGCGCCCGCGGCGGCCCCGGCCGCGCCCGCCCCGGCCGCCGCCCCCGTGGCGGCGGGTGACGCCCGCGAGACCCGCATCCCGGTCAAGGGCGTCCGCAAGGCCACGGCCCAGGCGATGGTCGGCTCGGCCTTCACGGCCCCGCACGTCACGGAGTTCGTGACGGTGGACGTGACGCGCACGATGAAGCTGGTCGAGGAGCTCAAGCAGGATCGTGCCTTCGAGGGGCTGCGGGTCAACCCGCTGCTTCTGATCTCCAAGGCGCTGCTCCTCGCGATCCGCCGGAACCCGGACGTGAACGCGGCCTGGGACGAGGCGAACCAGGAGATCGTCCAGAAGCACTATGTGAACCTGGGCATCGCCGCGGCGACCCCGCGCGGTCTGATCGTGCCGAACATCAAGGACGCGCACGCCAAGACCCTGCCCGAGCTCGCCGCCTCCCTGGGCGAGTTGGTGACCACGGCCCGTGAGGGCAAGACGTCGCCCGGCGCCATGCAGGGCGGCACGGTCACGATCACGAACATCGGCGTCTTCGGCATCGACACGGGCACGCCCATTCTGAACCCGGGCGAGTCCGCGATCCTCGCGGTCGGCGCGATCAAGCTCCAGCCGTGGGTCCACAAGGGCAAGGTGAAGCCCCGTCAGGTGACCACCCTCGCGCTCTCCTTCGACCACCGCCTGGTGGACGGCGAGCTGGGCTCGAAGGTGCTCGGTGACGTGGCGGCGATCCTGGAGCAGCCCAAGCGGCTGATGACCTGGGCGTAG
- a CDS encoding MFS transporter: MTTGATAGAARLPGDPPGGRRAVLVWSVGVSVYFVAVIFRTSLGVAGLDAADRFHVNASALSTFSILQLLVYAGMQIPVGLMVDRLGTKKVLTLGVVLFTLGQLGFALSPSYGMALASRALLGCGDAMTFISVLRLGTRWFPVRRGPLVAQLAGLVGMAGNLVSTLVLARVLHEVGWTTAFAGSALAGVVVLVVMAVFLKDHPEGHEPEPPAARPGGGPGFVREQIALSWREPGTRLGLWVHFTTQFPAMVFLLLWGLPFLVEAQGLSRGAAGDLLTLIVLANMAIGLVFGQVVARHHAARLPLALGTVGATAAVWAATLAWPGAHAPLWLLVVLCVVLGACGPASMIGFDFARPANPPERQGTASGITNMGGFIASMTTLFAVGVLLDATGDDYRIAFSAVFVLQAVGLSQILRLRTRAARRERERLVASRVETVHVPV; this comes from the coding sequence ATGACCACCGGCGCGACGGCCGGGGCGGCCCGGCTGCCCGGGGACCCGCCGGGCGGACGGCGGGCCGTGCTCGTGTGGTCCGTCGGCGTCTCCGTCTACTTCGTCGCCGTCATCTTCCGCACCTCGCTGGGCGTCGCGGGCCTGGACGCCGCCGACCGCTTCCACGTCAACGCCTCCGCCCTGTCGACGTTCTCGATCCTCCAGCTGCTCGTGTACGCGGGCATGCAGATACCCGTCGGCCTGATGGTGGACCGGCTCGGCACGAAGAAGGTCCTCACCCTCGGCGTGGTCCTGTTCACCCTCGGCCAGCTCGGCTTCGCGCTCTCGCCCTCGTACGGCATGGCGCTGGCCTCGCGCGCGCTGCTCGGCTGCGGCGACGCGATGACGTTCATCAGCGTGCTTCGGCTCGGCACCCGCTGGTTCCCCGTCCGGCGCGGCCCGCTCGTCGCGCAGCTCGCCGGGCTCGTCGGCATGGCGGGCAACCTGGTCTCGACGCTCGTGCTCGCCCGGGTGCTGCACGAGGTCGGCTGGACCACCGCGTTCGCGGGCAGCGCGCTCGCCGGCGTCGTCGTCCTCGTGGTGATGGCGGTGTTCCTGAAGGACCACCCGGAGGGCCACGAGCCGGAGCCGCCCGCGGCACGGCCCGGCGGCGGACCCGGCTTCGTACGCGAACAGATCGCGCTGTCCTGGCGGGAGCCCGGCACCCGGCTCGGTCTGTGGGTGCACTTCACGACGCAGTTCCCCGCGATGGTGTTCCTGCTCCTGTGGGGCCTGCCGTTCCTGGTCGAGGCGCAGGGCCTGTCGCGCGGCGCGGCGGGGGACCTGCTGACGCTGATCGTGCTGGCGAACATGGCGATCGGCCTGGTCTTCGGACAGGTCGTGGCCCGGCACCACGCGGCGCGGCTGCCGCTGGCGCTCGGCACGGTGGGCGCGACGGCGGCCGTCTGGGCGGCGACGCTGGCCTGGCCCGGGGCGCACGCGCCGCTGTGGCTGCTCGTGGTGCTGTGTGTGGTCCTCGGCGCCTGCGGTCCGGCCTCGATGATCGGCTTCGACTTCGCGCGGCCCGCGAATCCGCCGGAGCGGCAGGGGACGGCCTCCGGCATCACCAACATGGGTGGTTTCATCGCCTCGATGACGACGTTGTTCGCCGTCGGTGTGCTGCTCGACGCGACCGGCGACGACTACCGGATCGCGTTCTCGGCGGTCTTCGTCCTTCAGGCCGTCGGCCTCAGTCAGATCCTGCGGCTGCGGACCCGGGCGGCCCGCAGGGAGCGGGAGCGGCTGGTGGCCAGCCGGGTGGAGACGGTGCACGTCCCCGTCTGA
- the pdhA gene encoding pyruvate dehydrogenase (acetyl-transferring) E1 component subunit alpha, with protein sequence MTVESTAARTPRRASSGGKRASASAKKTASPGKGAAKGKGAAQGGEPELVQLLTPEGERVENSEYDRYVADLTPEDLRVLYRDMVLTRRFDAEAVTLQRQGELGLWPSLLGQEAAQVGSGRATRADDYVFPTYREHGVAWCKGVDPTLLLGMFRGVNNGGWDPNTNGFQLYTIVIGSQTLHATGYAMGVAKDGADSAVVAYFGDGATSQGDVAEAFTFSAVYNAPVVFFCQNNQWAISEPTEKQSRVPLYQRAQGYGFPGVRVDGNDVIACLAVTKWALERARGGEGPALIEAFTYRMGAHTTSDDPTRYRRDEEREAWEAKDPILRLRTYLEAQGHADEGFFAELEAESETLGKRVRDVVRTMPDPEPMSIFENIYADGHALVDEERAQFAAYQASFADAPVNAATGGEVK encoded by the coding sequence GTGACCGTGGAAAGCACCGCCGCGCGCACACCGCGCCGCGCGAGCAGCGGCGGCAAGCGCGCCAGTGCGAGCGCCAAGAAGACCGCGAGCCCGGGCAAGGGCGCCGCGAAGGGCAAGGGCGCCGCCCAGGGCGGCGAGCCGGAGCTCGTACAGCTGCTGACGCCCGAGGGCGAGCGGGTCGAGAACTCCGAGTACGACCGCTACGTCGCGGACCTCACGCCGGAGGACCTCCGTGTCCTGTACCGGGACATGGTCCTCACCCGCCGCTTCGACGCCGAGGCCGTCACGCTGCAGCGACAGGGCGAGCTGGGCCTGTGGCCGTCGCTGCTCGGCCAGGAGGCCGCGCAGGTCGGATCGGGCCGCGCGACCCGCGCCGACGACTACGTCTTCCCCACCTACCGCGAGCACGGCGTGGCCTGGTGCAAGGGCGTCGACCCGACGCTCCTGCTCGGCATGTTCCGCGGTGTGAACAACGGCGGCTGGGACCCCAACACCAACGGCTTCCAGCTGTACACGATCGTCATCGGCTCGCAGACGCTGCACGCCACGGGCTACGCGATGGGCGTGGCCAAGGACGGCGCCGACAGCGCGGTGGTGGCGTACTTCGGCGACGGCGCCACCAGCCAGGGCGACGTGGCCGAGGCGTTCACGTTCTCCGCCGTCTACAACGCCCCCGTGGTGTTCTTCTGCCAGAACAACCAGTGGGCGATCTCCGAGCCGACCGAGAAGCAGAGCCGGGTGCCGCTGTACCAGCGCGCGCAGGGCTACGGCTTCCCCGGCGTCCGCGTCGACGGCAACGACGTGATCGCCTGTCTCGCGGTCACCAAGTGGGCCCTGGAGCGGGCGCGCGGTGGTGAAGGACCGGCGCTGATCGAGGCGTTCACGTACCGCATGGGCGCCCACACCACCTCGGACGACCCGACGCGCTACCGGCGCGACGAGGAGCGCGAGGCCTGGGAGGCCAAGGACCCGATCCTGCGGCTGCGGACGTACCTGGAGGCCCAGGGTCACGCGGATGAGGGATTCTTCGCGGAACTCGAGGCCGAGAGCGAGACGTTGGGCAAGCGAGTGCGGGACGTGGTGCGGACGATGCCCGACCCCGAGCCGATGTCGATCTTCGAGAACATCTACGCCGACGGCCACGCGCTCGTGGACGAGGAGCGCGCCCAGTTCGCCGCCTACCAGGCGTCGTTCGCGGACGCACCTGTGAACGCCGCCACTGGCGGGGAGGTCAAGTAG
- a CDS encoding alpha-ketoacid dehydrogenase subunit beta, whose product MAVKKLPIAKAINESLRRALDTDPKVLVMGEDVGKLGGVFRVTDGLQKDFGEDRVIDTPLAESGIVGTAIGLALRGYRPVVEIQFDGFVFPAYDQIVTQLAKMHARALGKVKVPVVIRIPYGGGIGAVEHHSESPESLFAHVAGLKVVTPSNSSDAYWMLQQAIQSDDPVIYFEPKRRYWDKGEVNTDAIPDPLHKAHTVREGTDATLVAYGPMVKTCLEAAAAAAEEGKSLEVVDLRTISPLDFDTVQASVEKTGRLIVVHEAPTFFGSGAEIAARITERCFYHLEAPVLRVGGFHAPYPPARVEEDYLPGLDRVLDAVDRSLAY is encoded by the coding sequence ATGGCCGTAAAGAAACTTCCGATCGCGAAGGCGATCAACGAGTCCCTTCGCCGGGCTCTCGACACCGACCCGAAGGTTCTCGTCATGGGCGAGGACGTCGGCAAGCTCGGTGGTGTCTTCCGGGTGACCGACGGCCTGCAGAAGGACTTCGGCGAGGACCGGGTCATCGACACCCCGCTCGCCGAGTCCGGCATCGTCGGCACGGCCATCGGCCTCGCCCTGCGCGGGTACCGCCCGGTGGTGGAGATCCAGTTCGACGGCTTCGTCTTCCCCGCGTACGACCAGATCGTCACGCAGCTCGCCAAGATGCACGCGCGTGCGCTCGGCAAGGTCAAGGTGCCGGTCGTCATCCGCATTCCGTACGGCGGCGGCATCGGCGCCGTCGAGCACCACAGCGAGTCCCCGGAGTCGCTGTTCGCGCACGTCGCGGGCCTGAAGGTGGTCACGCCCTCGAACTCCTCCGATGCCTACTGGATGCTCCAGCAGGCCATCCAGAGCGACGACCCGGTGATCTACTTCGAGCCCAAGCGGCGGTACTGGGACAAGGGCGAGGTCAACACCGACGCCATCCCCGATCCGCTGCACAAGGCCCACACGGTCCGCGAGGGCACGGACGCGACCCTCGTGGCGTACGGCCCGATGGTGAAGACCTGCCTGGAGGCCGCCGCGGCCGCCGCCGAGGAGGGCAAGTCCCTGGAGGTCGTCGACCTGCGCACGATCTCGCCGCTCGACTTCGACACCGTGCAGGCCTCGGTCGAGAAGACCGGCCGTCTGATCGTGGTGCACGAGGCGCCGACGTTCTTCGGCTCCGGTGCCGAGATCGCCGCCCGCATCACCGAGCGCTGCTTCTACCACCTGGAGGCGCCGGTCCTGCGCGTCGGCGGCTTCCACGCCCCGTATCCGCCCGCCCGGGTCGAAGAGGACTATCTGCCGGGCCTCGACCGGGTGCTCGACGCCGTCGACCGCTCGCTGGCGTACTGA
- a CDS encoding D-alanyl-D-alanine carboxypeptidase family protein, which yields MRRISAAAAVTAGAVLTAGVVATPAQAAAPRKPSIAAKGGFLMNNGSGKTLFTKSADTRRATGSTTKIMTARVVLGQRNLNLDSKVTIQKAYSDYIVRNNASHARLIVGDKVTVRQLLYGLMLPSGCDAAYALADKYGKGSTRAARVKSFIGQMNKTAKDLKLKNTHFDSFDGISNGANYSTPRDLTKLASNAMKYSRFRTIVKTKTYTAKTKTKTGGTRTMAPWKNTNALLGSYRGAIGVKTGSGPQAKYCLVFAATRNGKTVIGTVLTSTSSAARIKDAKKIMDYGFKVA from the coding sequence GTGCGCCGTATAAGCGCAGCAGCTGCCGTCACCGCCGGAGCCGTCCTGACCGCGGGCGTCGTGGCGACGCCCGCCCAGGCCGCCGCACCACGCAAGCCGTCGATCGCCGCCAAGGGCGGCTTCCTCATGAACAACGGCTCGGGCAAGACGCTGTTCACGAAGTCCGCGGACACGCGCCGCGCCACCGGCTCGACGACGAAGATAATGACCGCCCGGGTGGTCCTCGGCCAGCGGAACCTCAACCTGGACTCGAAGGTCACGATCCAGAAGGCCTACAGCGACTACATCGTCCGCAACAACGCCTCGCACGCCCGCCTGATCGTGGGCGACAAGGTGACGGTCCGCCAGCTCCTGTACGGGCTGATGCTGCCGTCCGGCTGCGACGCCGCGTACGCCCTCGCGGACAAGTACGGCAAGGGCTCGACCCGCGCCGCCCGCGTGAAGTCCTTCATCGGCCAGATGAACAAGACGGCCAAGGACCTGAAGCTGAAGAACACGCACTTCGACTCGTTCGACGGCATCAGCAACGGCGCCAACTACTCGACGCCCCGCGACCTGACGAAGCTCGCGAGCAACGCCATGAAGTACTCGCGGTTCCGCACGATCGTGAAGACGAAGACGTACACGGCGAAGACGAAGACCAAGACCGGCGGCACCCGCACCATGGCGCCCTGGAAGAACACCAACGCCCTGCTCGGCTCCTACCGCGGCGCGATCGGCGTGAAGACGGGCTCCGGCCCGCAGGCGAAGTACTGCCTGGTCTTCGCCGCCACGCGCAACGGCAAGACGGTCATCGGCACGGTGCTCACGTCCACGTCCTCGGCGGCGCGCATCAAGGACGCGAAGAAGATCATGGACTACGGCTTCAAGGTCGCGTAG
- a CDS encoding carbon-nitrogen family hydrolase, which translates to MRASLLQIAVDDDESVNSRRQRVSSLVREVAERERSALLVLPELWTTGAFAYESFDAEAEPLQGPTYEVMAKAARESGVWLHAGSIPERAPDGALYNTSLVFSPEGELAASYRKIHRFGFDKGEAVMMGAGTELVTARTPEAVLGLATCYDLRFPEMFRGLVDAGAEVFVVPAGWPARRRAHWSLFARARAVEDQVFVLACGTAGTHAGVPQAGASAVVDPWGEVLAEAAGAEEVVLTVDLDLAKVAETREQFPALKDRRLP; encoded by the coding sequence GTGCGCGCCTCTCTCCTCCAGATCGCCGTAGACGATGACGAATCAGTCAATTCCCGTCGCCAGCGGGTCTCTTCGCTGGTACGCGAGGTCGCCGAGCGGGAGCGATCCGCCCTGCTCGTGCTGCCTGAGCTGTGGACGACGGGCGCCTTCGCCTACGAGTCCTTCGACGCCGAGGCCGAGCCGCTCCAGGGGCCCACGTACGAGGTGATGGCCAAGGCCGCGCGGGAGTCCGGGGTGTGGCTGCACGCCGGGTCGATTCCCGAACGCGCCCCCGACGGGGCCCTGTACAACACCTCCCTCGTCTTCTCGCCCGAGGGCGAGCTCGCCGCCTCGTACCGGAAGATCCACCGGTTCGGGTTCGACAAGGGGGAGGCCGTGATGATGGGCGCGGGCACGGAGCTGGTCACCGCGCGCACGCCCGAGGCCGTGCTCGGCCTCGCCACCTGCTACGACCTGCGTTTCCCCGAGATGTTCCGGGGGCTCGTCGACGCGGGCGCCGAGGTGTTCGTCGTCCCCGCGGGGTGGCCCGCGCGGCGGCGGGCGCACTGGTCGCTGTTCGCGCGGGCGCGGGCGGTCGAGGACCAGGTGTTCGTGCTCGCCTGCGGGACCGCGGGGACGCATGCGGGGGTGCCGCAGGCGGGGGCCAGTGCGGTGGTCGACCCGTGGGGCGAGGTGTTGGCCGAGGCGGCCGGGGCGGAGGAGGTCGTCCTCACGGTGGACCTCGACCTGGCCAAGGTGGCCGAGACCCGGGAGCAGTTCCCGGCGCTGAAGGACCGCAGGCTGCCGTAA
- a CDS encoding GntR family transcriptional regulator, producing MPAAPPASTAPPVSTDKSSLKQPPAAERVYAHVKQGVLERHYEGGTLLTEGELAEAVGVSRTPVREALLKLEVEGLLRLYPKKGALVLPVSAQEIADVVETRLLVETHSVRKAVPAPAGLIDRLTALLEQQREQAAAGDLAAAARTDRCFHAEIVRSGGNDILSRLYDQLRDRQLRMGVAVMHSHPDRIAKTLAEHEEILAALTAEDADAAVDVVTRHVGWFQNLARGAAR from the coding sequence ATGCCCGCCGCCCCACCCGCCTCGACGGCCCCGCCCGTGTCCACCGACAAGTCCTCCCTCAAGCAGCCCCCCGCCGCCGAGCGCGTCTACGCGCACGTCAAGCAGGGCGTCCTGGAACGCCACTACGAGGGCGGCACGCTCCTCACCGAGGGCGAGCTGGCCGAGGCCGTGGGGGTGTCCCGCACGCCGGTGCGCGAGGCACTCCTGAAGCTGGAGGTCGAGGGGCTGCTGCGGCTCTACCCGAAGAAGGGCGCCCTCGTCCTGCCGGTCTCCGCGCAGGAGATCGCGGACGTCGTCGAGACCCGGCTGCTCGTCGAGACGCACTCGGTGCGCAAGGCGGTGCCCGCGCCCGCCGGACTCATCGACCGGCTGACGGCGCTGCTCGAACAGCAGCGGGAGCAGGCCGCGGCCGGTGACCTCGCCGCGGCGGCGAGGACCGACCGCTGCTTCCACGCGGAGATCGTCCGCAGCGGCGGCAACGACATCCTGTCCCGCCTCTACGACCAGCTGCGCGACCGCCAGCTGCGGATGGGTGTCGCCGTGATGCACTCCCACCCCGACCGCATCGCCAAGACCCTCGCCGAGCACGAGGAGATCCTCGCGGCGCTGACGGCCGAGGACGCGGACGCCGCGGTCGACGTGGTCACGCGGCACGTCGGCTGGTTCCAGAACCTCGCGCGGGGAGCCGCACGATGA
- a CDS encoding LURP-one-related/scramblase family protein, translating into MRLLVRDRLLGIGDDYWIEDDQGRKVFFVDGKAMRLRDTFELKDMQGRVLIDIRAKLLALRDTMVIEREGEPLARVKRKRLSLLRNHYRVELADGSTELDVSGKILDREFAIEYEGELLADISRRWFSVRDAYGVHIARDDADPALLLAITVCVIRLAEKERGAD; encoded by the coding sequence ATGAGACTTCTCGTACGCGACCGGCTCCTCGGCATCGGCGACGACTACTGGATCGAGGACGACCAGGGCCGCAAGGTCTTCTTCGTCGACGGCAAGGCGATGCGGCTGCGGGACACCTTCGAGCTGAAGGACATGCAGGGGCGGGTCCTCATCGACATCCGGGCGAAGCTGCTCGCCCTGCGCGACACGATGGTGATCGAGCGCGAGGGCGAGCCGCTCGCCCGCGTCAAGCGCAAGCGCCTGTCCCTGCTCCGCAACCACTACCGCGTGGAGCTCGCCGACGGCTCGACCGAGCTGGACGTCAGCGGCAAGATCCTGGACCGCGAGTTCGCCATCGAGTACGAGGGCGAACTCCTCGCCGACATCTCCCGCCGCTGGTTCAGCGTCCGCGACGCCTACGGCGTCCACATCGCCCGCGACGACGCGGACCCGGCCCTGCTCCTGGCCATCACGGTCTGCGTGATCCGCCTGGCGGAGAAGGAACGGGGCGCCGACTGA
- a CDS encoding maleylpyruvate isomerase family mycothiol-dependent enzyme has protein sequence MSLHPSLQTYADAWTHSVEAISELVSPLSEGEWNQPTPCPAWSVRDIVSHVIGLDCEMLGDPRPIHTLPRDLYHVQTEGQRYMEMQVDVRRHHTAPEMTSELEYTIIRRSRQLRNESRDPSTKVRGPLGTEQTLELAMRMRAFDVWVHEQDLRTALRKPGNTDSPGAYVARDLLLQGLPKVVAKKAGAPANSAVVFDVSGPVEFLRTVRVDAEGRATVDSAPSLGPLATIGMDWETYFRLACGRVSYAAVRDRVKVEGDQELGDAILGEFAVTP, from the coding sequence GTGAGTCTCCATCCCAGCCTTCAAACCTACGCCGATGCCTGGACCCACTCCGTGGAAGCGATATCCGAGCTGGTGTCCCCCCTCTCCGAGGGGGAGTGGAATCAGCCGACCCCCTGCCCGGCCTGGTCCGTGCGGGACATCGTGTCCCATGTCATCGGCCTCGACTGCGAGATGCTGGGTGACCCGCGCCCGATCCACACGCTGCCGCGCGACCTGTACCACGTGCAGACCGAGGGCCAGCGCTACATGGAGATGCAGGTCGACGTCCGCCGCCACCACACGGCGCCCGAGATGACCTCCGAGCTGGAGTACACGATCATCCGCCGCTCCCGGCAGCTGCGGAACGAGTCCCGCGACCCGTCCACGAAGGTGCGCGGCCCGCTCGGCACCGAGCAGACCCTCGAACTGGCCATGCGGATGCGGGCGTTCGACGTGTGGGTGCACGAGCAGGACCTGCGCACGGCTCTCCGGAAGCCGGGGAACACCGACTCGCCGGGCGCGTACGTCGCCCGTGACCTGCTGCTCCAGGGACTGCCGAAGGTGGTCGCGAAGAAGGCGGGCGCCCCGGCGAACTCCGCGGTGGTCTTCGACGTGAGCGGCCCCGTCGAGTTCCTGCGCACGGTGCGCGTCGACGCGGAGGGCAGGGCGACGGTGGACAGCGCCCCCTCGCTCGGCCCGCTCGCCACCATCGGCATGGACTGGGAGACGTACTTCCGGCTCGCCTGCGGGCGGGTGTCGTACGCGGCCGTCAGGGACCGGGTGAAGGTCGAGGGCGACCAGGAGCTCGGCGACGCGATCCTCGGGGAGTTCGCGGTCACTCCGTAG
- a CDS encoding response regulator: MREEGKITVFLLDDHEVVRRGVHELLSVESDIEVVGEAGTAADALVRIPATRPDVAVLDVRLPDGSGVEVCREIRSQSDDIKCLMLTSFADDEALFDAIMAGASGYVLKAIRGNELLSAVRDVAAGKSLLDPVATARVLERLRDGKNPKGDDRLANLTEQERKILDLIGEGLTNRAIGERLHLAEKTIKNYVSSLLSKLGMERRSQAAAYVARMQAERR, from the coding sequence GTGCGCGAAGAAGGAAAAATCACCGTATTCCTGCTCGACGATCACGAAGTGGTGCGGCGCGGAGTCCACGAACTGCTCTCCGTGGAGTCCGACATCGAGGTGGTCGGCGAGGCCGGCACGGCGGCGGACGCGCTGGTGCGGATTCCGGCCACACGGCCGGATGTAGCGGTCCTTGACGTACGGCTCCCGGACGGCAGCGGAGTCGAGGTGTGCCGTGAGATCCGTTCCCAGAGCGACGACATCAAATGCCTGATGCTCACGTCGTTCGCGGACGACGAGGCCCTCTTCGACGCCATCATGGCCGGCGCTTCCGGCTATGTGCTCAAAGCCATTCGCGGCAATGAACTCCTCTCCGCGGTGCGTGATGTCGCCGCCGGAAAGTCCCTGCTCGACCCGGTCGCCACGGCCCGCGTCCTGGAGCGCCTGCGCGACGGCAAGAACCCCAAGGGGGATGACCGGCTCGCGAACCTCACCGAACAGGAACGCAAGATCCTGGATCTCATCGGCGAGGGCCTGACCAACCGCGCCATCGGCGAGCGACTGCACCTCGCCGAGAAGACGATCAAGAATTACGTCTCCAGCCTGCTGTCCAAGCTCGGCATGGAGCGCAGGTCGCAGGCGGCGGCGTACGTGGCCCGCATGCAGGCCGAGCGCCGCTGA
- a CDS encoding pyridoxamine 5'-phosphate oxidase family protein, which yields MPTEEQLAYDLLRRTDYGRVATSMRALPFLAVARHVVVDGRILLRMHRGFGYHQACVGSVVAYGADNLSTQTAREGQWTVQFVGMCETFTPTTRDLELFGPTPHYVDGDLFDPVYLRIDPQLAKVHTLTRAGDGAFRPPAPVGGPERCYSVSPSPP from the coding sequence ATGCCGACCGAAGAACAGCTCGCCTACGACCTGCTGCGGCGCACGGACTACGGCAGGGTGGCGACCAGCATGCGCGCGCTGCCCTTCCTCGCGGTGGCCCGGCACGTGGTGGTCGACGGCCGCATCCTGCTGCGCATGCACCGGGGCTTCGGCTACCACCAGGCCTGCGTGGGCAGCGTGGTCGCGTACGGCGCCGACAACCTCTCCACGCAGACGGCCCGCGAGGGCCAGTGGACGGTCCAGTTCGTCGGGATGTGCGAGACCTTCACCCCCACGACCCGTGACCTGGAACTCTTCGGCCCCACCCCCCACTACGTGGACGGCGACCTCTTCGACCCGGTGTACCTGCGCATAGACCCCCAGCTGGCGAAGGTCCACACGCTGACTCGGGCCGGGGACGGCGCCTTCCGGCCGCCCGCCCCGGTGGGCGGCCCGGAGAGGTGCTACTCGGTGTCGCCCTCGCCGCCCTGA